From Bifidobacterium longum subsp. longum JCM 1217, one genomic window encodes:
- a CDS encoding CDP-alcohol phosphatidyltransferase family protein, protein MTNQKVNARYSPEARDIYFTVPNLISALRIISIPFISVLISKHEMIAALALIAISSASDGLDGIIARRFNQVSKIGQILDPIADRLLIFCSILALSVAGIIPWWMLIIVGLRDLWMAIQVLWLAQYGYGPLPVHFVGKAGTALLMISIVGLIFADLCTSTFFHLLYIAALAAGIWGIAMYWLAGYIYTKQGVGLLRKELGEKYGA, encoded by the coding sequence ATGACCAACCAGAAAGTCAACGCCAGATACAGTCCGGAAGCACGTGACATCTATTTCACTGTGCCCAATTTGATCAGCGCGCTGCGAATCATCTCGATTCCTTTCATCAGCGTGCTGATCTCCAAGCACGAGATGATTGCGGCGCTAGCCCTGATCGCCATTTCCTCGGCTTCAGACGGACTTGACGGCATCATCGCGCGCAGATTCAACCAAGTGAGCAAGATCGGTCAGATTCTTGATCCGATCGCCGACCGACTGCTCATTTTCTGCTCGATTCTGGCTCTCAGCGTCGCCGGCATCATCCCATGGTGGATGCTGATTATCGTGGGACTGAGGGATCTGTGGATGGCGATTCAGGTGCTATGGCTTGCCCAGTACGGTTATGGTCCGCTGCCCGTGCATTTCGTGGGCAAGGCCGGTACCGCGCTGCTGATGATTTCCATCGTCGGTCTGATTTTCGCCGATTTGTGCACCAGTACGTTTTTCCACTTGCTCTACATCGCCGCGCTGGCCGCCGGCATCTGGGGCATCGCCATGTATTGGCTCGCCGGATATATCTATACCAAGCAGGGCGTCGGATTGCTACGCAAGGAACTGGGGGAGAAGTATGGCGCTTGA
- a CDS encoding MerR family transcriptional regulator, protein MGQTGLHLHVSLEDRQNLNADAIQGELFSNVDTEEIKRGYRGTVASKVAGITYRQLDYWARKQIVEPSITPSHGSGSRRLYSFKDVVILAVSKKLLDAGVNLQNVTAAIGFLTQRSTDQLANVTIMCDGQNVHECTTSEQMLELLQSGKAVFAVSVGSLWHQIETALEQEEYVDLEAKPLTIATGRPIDELTAMRMRKKLEAQRLRRATA, encoded by the coding sequence ATGGGACAGACCGGGCTGCATCTTCATGTTTCGCTTGAGGACCGTCAGAATCTGAACGCTGACGCGATTCAGGGGGAGTTGTTCTCCAACGTCGATACTGAGGAGATCAAGCGCGGCTACCGTGGCACTGTGGCCTCCAAGGTGGCCGGCATCACGTACCGACAGCTCGATTATTGGGCACGCAAGCAGATTGTTGAGCCGTCCATCACGCCGTCTCATGGCTCCGGTTCACGACGACTATACTCGTTTAAGGATGTGGTGATTCTCGCTGTATCCAAGAAGTTGCTTGATGCCGGTGTGAATCTGCAGAACGTGACGGCGGCCATCGGATTCTTGACTCAACGCAGCACCGATCAGCTGGCCAATGTGACCATCATGTGCGATGGTCAAAACGTACATGAATGCACAACCAGCGAACAGATGCTCGAACTGTTGCAAAGCGGTAAGGCAGTGTTCGCCGTGTCGGTGGGTTCGTTGTGGCACCAGATTGAGACGGCCTTGGAACAGGAAGAATATGTTGATCTTGAGGCCAAGCCGCTGACGATTGCCACGGGCCGTCCGATTGATGAACTGACCGCCATGAGGATGCGCA
- a CDS encoding DUF881 domain-containing protein, translating to MARKAQSDNMLEKMRDQHVQDKVNDRMETGSFPTVRKKPRKDLNRASNKSRLLSSILIALMCALLGFAYMSQINNTKSTYETMDESELVRLLNESNTQISNLEQRKTQLNSQLNSLKSAANEQEQARKIAKQNEETSGLISGRLPAKGQGVTIRIGRGLTTKVDASIMFNLIEELRNAGAEVIAINNVRVITSTYIQDAEEGLIVDGTTIKPTYTVKAIGNPQELSNAVDIAGGVGAQLQVKYGSNVNVQPSDSIIIDEVREATQNQYAKTVE from the coding sequence ATGGCACGTAAAGCACAATCAGACAACATGCTGGAGAAAATGCGCGACCAGCATGTACAAGACAAGGTCAACGACCGGATGGAAACCGGGTCGTTTCCCACGGTGCGTAAGAAGCCCCGGAAGGATCTCAACCGTGCCAGCAACAAATCACGGTTACTATCCTCGATTCTCATCGCTCTGATGTGCGCGTTGTTGGGTTTCGCCTACATGAGCCAGATCAATAACACTAAATCCACGTACGAAACGATGGACGAGAGTGAACTGGTAAGGCTGCTGAACGAGTCGAATACGCAAATCTCCAATCTCGAGCAGCGTAAAACCCAGTTGAACAGCCAGCTCAACTCGCTGAAATCGGCGGCTAACGAGCAGGAGCAGGCGCGTAAGATCGCCAAGCAAAACGAGGAGACCAGCGGCTTGATCTCCGGCAGACTCCCGGCAAAGGGTCAAGGCGTGACCATCCGAATCGGACGAGGCTTGACGACTAAAGTGGACGCCTCAATCATGTTCAACCTTATCGAGGAACTTCGCAATGCCGGTGCCGAGGTAATCGCCATCAATAACGTGCGCGTCATCACCTCCACCTACATTCAGGACGCCGAGGAAGGTTTGATTGTGGATGGCACCACCATCAAGCCCACATACACGGTGAAGGCCATTGGCAATCCGCAGGAACTGTCCAACGCAGTCGATATCGCCGGCGGTGTGGGCGCTCAGCTCCAGGTGAAATACGGGTCCAACGTCAATGTACAGCCTTCTGACAGCATCATTATCGACGAAGTACGCGAAGCTACGCAAAACCAGTATGCAAAGACGGTAGAATAG
- the trpA gene encoding tryptophan synthase subunit alpha, translating into MTNEATTPSGQPLGISHKPSKSGAMFTKFKAENKPAFIGYLPYGFPNPDVSLDAFRTMVEHGVDAVEIGLPYSDPVMDGPVIQAAASIALNNGETIKRVFEAVETVANAGGVPLIMSYWNLVYHYGVERFAHDFENAGGAGLITPDLIPDEAGEWIEASDRHGLDRIFLVSPDSSTERLETVARNARGFVYAAARMGVTGERATIDASPELLVERTRQAGAENVCVGIGVSTAEQGAKVGSYADGVIVGSALVHTLLADDNKTARDPKEGLKLLAAKSEELAEGIHNAR; encoded by the coding sequence ATGACCAATGAAGCAACCACGCCGTCCGGCCAGCCGCTGGGCATCAGCCACAAGCCCAGCAAGTCGGGCGCTATGTTCACCAAGTTCAAGGCCGAGAACAAGCCCGCCTTCATCGGCTACCTGCCCTACGGCTTCCCTAACCCGGACGTCTCGCTTGACGCCTTCAGGACGATGGTCGAGCACGGCGTCGACGCCGTGGAAATCGGCCTGCCGTACTCCGACCCGGTCATGGACGGCCCGGTCATCCAGGCTGCCGCCTCCATCGCCCTGAACAACGGCGAGACCATCAAGCGCGTGTTCGAGGCCGTCGAAACCGTGGCCAACGCCGGCGGCGTGCCGCTCATCATGAGCTACTGGAACCTCGTGTACCACTACGGCGTCGAGCGCTTCGCCCACGACTTCGAGAACGCCGGTGGCGCCGGTCTCATCACCCCGGACCTTATCCCGGACGAGGCGGGGGAGTGGATCGAAGCCTCCGACCGCCACGGACTCGACCGCATCTTCCTGGTCTCCCCGGACTCGTCCACCGAGCGCCTCGAAACCGTGGCCCGCAACGCACGTGGCTTCGTGTACGCGGCCGCCCGCATGGGCGTCACCGGCGAACGCGCCACCATCGACGCCTCGCCCGAACTCCTCGTGGAACGTACCCGTCAGGCCGGTGCCGAGAACGTGTGCGTGGGCATCGGCGTGTCCACCGCCGAACAGGGCGCCAAGGTCGGCTCCTACGCGGACGGCGTCATCGTCGGCTCCGCGCTCGTGCACACCCTGCTCGCGGACGACAACAAGACCGCACGCGACCCGAAGGAAGGCTTGAAGCTGCTCGCCGCCAAGAGCGAGGAACTGGCCGAAGGCATCCACAACGCCCGGTAA
- a CDS encoding phosphoribosyl-ATP diphosphatase: protein MKTFESLFAELSEKAQTRPEGSLTVDELDKGTHFIGKKIIEEAGETWMAAEYEGADRTAEEMSQLLYHVQVMMIKHGLTLEDVYKHL, encoded by the coding sequence ATGAAGACGTTTGAATCCCTGTTCGCCGAACTGTCCGAAAAGGCCCAGACCCGCCCCGAAGGCTCCCTGACCGTCGACGAGCTCGACAAGGGCACCCACTTCATCGGCAAGAAGATCATCGAAGAGGCCGGCGAGACCTGGATGGCCGCCGAATACGAGGGTGCGGACCGCACCGCCGAGGAAATGAGCCAGCTGCTCTACCACGTCCAGGTCATGATGATCAAGCACGGCCTGACGCTTGAGGACGTCTACAAGCACCTGTGA
- a CDS encoding FHA domain-containing protein, whose product MTNPIPSAGETTIIGLPAINVLPITTTGDRPLTQEDLDTITRLSEGTALLISARGAVSGSRYLLDEDEITVGRDPRADILLDDSTVSRQHAVFRRVNGQFFVVDAGSLNGTYVNRQRVDQAPLKNGDEIMIGKFRLVFFTKSAIISQ is encoded by the coding sequence ATGACCAACCCGATTCCTAGCGCAGGCGAAACCACCATTATCGGCCTGCCCGCGATTAATGTACTGCCCATTACCACCACCGGCGATCGACCGCTGACTCAAGAGGATCTGGACACCATCACCAGATTGTCCGAGGGAACGGCATTGCTGATTTCCGCCAGGGGAGCGGTCTCAGGTTCTCGTTACTTGCTTGACGAGGATGAAATCACCGTCGGCCGTGATCCGCGAGCTGATATTCTGCTCGACGACTCCACCGTATCCCGTCAGCATGCCGTGTTCCGCAGGGTCAACGGTCAGTTCTTTGTGGTTGACGCAGGAAGTCTGAACGGCACCTACGTGAACCGTCAGCGTGTTGATCAGGCGCCGCTGAAGAACGGCGACGAAATCATGATCGGTAAATTCCGTCTCGTGTTCTTCACGAAATCCGCCATTATTTCCCAATAG
- the hisG gene encoding ATP phosphoribosyltransferase, whose product MLRIAVPNKGMLSEPAWNMLAEAGYRLRTNPRQLVVQDPDNGIELFYLRPLDIAVYVGRGAIDVGITGQDLLKNSGTAALEHMPLGFGTSTFRFAAPNESPITTLEDIQGKRVATTFDKLVHDYLVEHGIQAETIHLDGAVESSVQLGVADLIADVVSTGTTLRNAGLRVFAEPLMHSEACLIRSPRLNEQDPRLAVLTRRLQGVLTAHQYVLMDYDIPISKVAAAVAVTPGFESPTISPLHDKQWNAVRVMVPKAKVNQLMDDLYEVGARGIIVTALQASRM is encoded by the coding sequence ATGCTGAGAATCGCAGTGCCCAACAAGGGCATGCTATCCGAACCCGCGTGGAACATGCTGGCCGAGGCCGGCTACCGTCTGCGCACCAACCCTCGCCAGCTGGTCGTGCAAGATCCCGACAATGGCATCGAGCTGTTCTACCTGCGTCCGCTCGATATCGCCGTATACGTGGGCCGCGGCGCCATCGACGTCGGCATCACCGGCCAGGATCTGCTCAAGAACTCCGGTACCGCCGCGCTCGAGCACATGCCGCTCGGCTTTGGTACTTCGACCTTCCGTTTCGCCGCACCGAACGAATCCCCGATCACCACCCTGGAGGATATTCAGGGCAAGCGCGTGGCCACCACATTCGATAAGCTTGTACACGACTATCTGGTCGAGCACGGCATCCAGGCCGAGACCATCCATCTGGACGGTGCGGTCGAATCCTCCGTGCAGCTGGGCGTGGCCGACCTCATCGCAGACGTGGTCTCCACCGGTACCACCCTGCGCAACGCCGGCCTGCGCGTGTTTGCCGAACCGCTCATGCACTCCGAAGCTTGCCTGATTCGTTCGCCGCGTCTGAACGAGCAGGACCCACGTCTGGCCGTGCTGACCCGCCGTCTGCAAGGCGTGCTCACTGCGCATCAGTATGTGCTGATGGACTATGACATTCCGATCAGCAAGGTCGCCGCCGCCGTGGCCGTGACCCCTGGCTTTGAAAGCCCGACGATCTCCCCGCTGCACGACAAACAGTGGAACGCCGTGCGAGTCATGGTTCCCAAGGCCAAGGTCAACCAGCTGATGGATGATTTGTACGAAGTCGGCGCACGCGGCATCATCGTTACCGCTCTGCAAGCCTCCCGCATGTAG
- a CDS encoding DUF881 domain-containing protein, which translates to MALEATAPVSFPVPKENEPVRRRAVFSHSVRGAESHHALSPDDAAAIRTRRRRKTNDDSLQLIDDLVNRPMDPMFSDSRLVHEHRSTFSIWFNRIVVFIICVGVGFACSLFVQQLQSDPRKQVRQTLATQLENRNSQIDELTTDVNNLRSQVDEQSKKISGSVKSDTLIQDEMVNGATVVEGEGITMTLADPIAASQSDQSSSTRVGTSTNIRVITDLDLQQLVSLMFQNGAEAIAINGNRLGAQTSIRKAGGHILIGMTAIQSPYTIEAIGDKSALAEAMGKKKLASLYDSFKEAGIYPQVSKSNSITLEAAVTGEVKYAERNE; encoded by the coding sequence ATGGCGCTTGAGGCCACGGCCCCGGTCTCATTCCCCGTACCCAAGGAGAATGAGCCGGTACGACGCCGCGCCGTGTTCTCCCACTCAGTCCGAGGCGCGGAATCACATCATGCGCTTTCCCCGGATGACGCCGCCGCCATCCGCACCAGACGTCGCCGTAAAACCAACGACGATTCGCTTCAGCTCATCGATGATCTTGTCAATCGTCCGATGGATCCGATGTTCTCCGACTCACGACTGGTCCATGAGCATCGTTCGACCTTCTCCATCTGGTTTAATCGCATCGTCGTATTCATCATCTGCGTCGGCGTTGGCTTTGCCTGCAGCCTATTCGTGCAACAGTTGCAATCCGATCCGCGTAAGCAGGTACGGCAGACTTTGGCCACGCAATTGGAGAATCGCAACTCGCAAATAGACGAACTCACCACGGACGTCAATAATTTGCGCTCCCAAGTTGACGAACAGTCCAAGAAAATATCCGGCAGCGTGAAAAGCGATACGCTTATCCAAGACGAAATGGTCAATGGTGCCACGGTGGTCGAAGGCGAAGGAATCACCATGACGCTGGCCGATCCAATCGCGGCAAGCCAGTCGGATCAATCCTCCTCGACGAGAGTCGGCACCTCCACGAACATCCGAGTCATCACCGATCTGGATCTGCAGCAACTGGTCTCCCTGATGTTCCAAAACGGAGCCGAAGCCATTGCCATCAACGGTAATAGGCTCGGCGCGCAAACCTCGATACGCAAGGCCGGCGGGCATATTCTCATCGGCATGACCGCGATACAAAGCCCCTATACCATTGAAGCCATAGGCGATAAGAGCGCCTTGGCCGAAGCGATGGGGAAGAAGAAACTTGCAAGTCTTTACGATTCCTTCAAGGAAGCCGGTATCTACCCGCAGGTAAGCAAATCCAATTCGATTACACTTGAGGCAGCAGTCACTGGCGAAGTGAAGTACGCGGAAAGGAATGAATAA
- the lgt gene encoding prolipoprotein diacylglyceryl transferase, producing the protein MNLAYIPSPTFSKFEIGPFTIHMYAICILIGICVAVWILATRWKRYGGTFDQILDTTLVTVPCALVGARLYHCITTPADYFPPTGNLVNILKVWEGGMAIFGGISVGTLVAFLWCRHKHYPFAIFADAIAPALPVAQAIGRLGNWFNQELYGWPTTLPWGLKLNDADAIGKSEICYSGAQCPDYRTTLFHPTFLYEMIWNLIGAALIIYLGHKLADRLKAGQQFAMYLMWYGLGRTWIENVRINYSTVILGLRTNVWTAIIVFVLGCILFVVLYQYGPDPKAQARGLAAVTADELERQSIEEEQLRQKKQTNRTK; encoded by the coding sequence ATGAATCTGGCTTATATTCCCTCGCCGACCTTCTCCAAGTTCGAGATCGGCCCGTTCACTATCCACATGTACGCGATCTGCATCCTGATCGGCATCTGCGTGGCCGTATGGATCCTCGCCACACGTTGGAAGCGGTACGGCGGCACCTTCGACCAGATTCTCGATACCACGCTCGTCACCGTGCCCTGCGCACTGGTGGGCGCGCGCCTTTACCACTGCATCACCACGCCGGCCGACTACTTCCCGCCCACCGGCAACTTGGTCAACATCCTCAAGGTGTGGGAAGGCGGCATGGCCATCTTCGGCGGCATCTCCGTCGGCACCTTGGTGGCGTTCCTGTGGTGCCGTCACAAGCACTATCCGTTCGCGATCTTCGCCGATGCCATCGCCCCCGCGCTGCCCGTGGCCCAGGCCATCGGCCGACTCGGCAACTGGTTCAACCAAGAGCTCTACGGCTGGCCCACCACGTTGCCGTGGGGCCTGAAGCTCAACGACGCGGACGCCATCGGCAAATCCGAAATCTGCTATTCTGGCGCGCAATGCCCGGACTACAGGACCACGCTGTTCCACCCGACGTTCCTGTACGAGATGATCTGGAACCTCATTGGCGCCGCGCTCATCATCTACCTCGGCCACAAGCTTGCCGACCGGCTCAAGGCCGGCCAGCAGTTCGCCATGTACCTGATGTGGTACGGCCTGGGCCGCACCTGGATCGAGAACGTGCGCATCAACTATTCCACGGTGATCCTGGGCCTGAGGACCAACGTGTGGACCGCGATCATCGTCTTCGTGCTCGGCTGCATCCTGTTCGTCGTGCTCTACCAGTACGGGCCGGACCCCAAGGCGCAGGCGCGCGGGCTTGCGGCGGTCACCGCCGACGAGCTCGAACGCCAGAGCATCGAAGAGGAACAACTTCGCCAGAAAAAGCAAACCAATCGCACTAAGTGA
- a CDS encoding small basic family protein has translation MAAVLGLIIGVVIGVFVKPDIPIIVQPYLPIMVVAALDALLGAARAYFERSFSDRVFVISFLANVVTATLLVFLGNQLGVGSQLQTAVIVVLGIRIFSNVSAIRRFIFRG, from the coding sequence ATGGCAGCCGTTCTGGGACTGATCATCGGCGTCGTCATCGGCGTGTTCGTCAAGCCGGACATTCCGATCATCGTGCAGCCTTATCTGCCGATTATGGTGGTCGCTGCTCTTGACGCCCTGCTGGGTGCCGCGCGAGCCTATTTCGAGCGCAGCTTCTCCGACCGCGTGTTCGTGATCTCCTTCCTCGCCAACGTGGTGACGGCAACACTGCTCGTGTTCCTCGGCAACCAGCTCGGCGTCGGTTCGCAGCTGCAGACAGCCGTCATCGTCGTACTCGGCATCCGCATCTTCTCCAACGTGTCCGCGATCAGACGCTTCATCTTCCGAGGCTGA
- the rpe gene encoding ribulose-phosphate 3-epimerase has protein sequence MSNIAIAPSILSADFCNLERDLKAIANADLVHVDVMDHHFVPNLTLGEPIVGRICQVTDLPVDVHLMIEDPDRWAPEYAKLGAASVSFHMGATHAPVRLARQLREMGCKACFAVRPAEPVEPIFDILDEFDMVLIMTVEPGFGGQKFLDNQMSKVRRLRDEITRRGLKTRIQVDGGVSPKTAHIVAEAGADVLVAGSAVYGAENPAQAIDDIRTKAEAAFKA, from the coding sequence ATGAGCAATATCGCAATCGCACCCAGCATCCTGTCCGCTGACTTCTGCAACCTCGAACGTGATCTCAAGGCCATCGCCAACGCCGACTTGGTCCACGTCGATGTCATGGATCATCATTTCGTGCCGAACCTGACCCTGGGCGAGCCGATCGTCGGCCGCATCTGTCAGGTCACCGATCTGCCGGTCGACGTGCACCTCATGATCGAGGACCCGGATCGTTGGGCTCCCGAATACGCCAAGCTCGGCGCCGCCTCCGTCTCCTTCCACATGGGTGCCACCCACGCCCCTGTGCGTCTGGCCCGCCAGCTGCGCGAGATGGGCTGCAAGGCCTGCTTCGCCGTGCGTCCGGCCGAACCGGTCGAGCCGATCTTCGATATCCTCGACGAGTTCGACATGGTCCTCATCATGACCGTTGAGCCCGGCTTCGGCGGCCAGAAGTTCCTCGACAACCAGATGTCCAAAGTCCGCCGCCTGCGCGATGAGATCACCCGCCGTGGCTTGAAGACCCGCATCCAGGTCGATGGCGGTGTGAGCCCCAAGACCGCGCACATCGTGGCCGAGGCCGGTGCCGACGTGCTCGTTGCCGGTTCCGCCGTGTACGGCGCCGAGAATCCTGCCCAAGCCATCGACGACATCCGCACCAAGGCCGAGGCCGCGTTCAAGGCCTGA